In Chloroflexota bacterium, one DNA window encodes the following:
- a CDS encoding arginine repressor: MKQLRQRAIRDLVEQRTLRTQQELATALRERGFRATQATISRDVAELGLVKVAHEGAQVYAIPRRLIDAEVTGEDRLRVLLGDLPIELRESGLLLVVRTLPGSAHAIAAALDRAHWPEVAGSIAGDDTVFVACADRGSLQRVRQRLARLATA; this comes from the coding sequence ATGAAGCAGCTCCGGCAGCGGGCGATCCGCGACCTCGTCGAGCAACGGACGCTCCGGACCCAGCAGGAACTCGCGACGGCACTCCGGGAGCGCGGCTTCCGGGCGACCCAGGCCACGATCAGCCGGGACGTGGCTGAGCTCGGCCTCGTCAAGGTCGCGCACGAGGGGGCACAGGTCTACGCGATCCCGCGCCGGCTCATCGACGCCGAGGTGACCGGGGAGGATCGGCTGCGGGTCCTCCTCGGCGATCTCCCGATCGAGCTCCGCGAGTCGGGTCTCCTCCTCGTGGTCCGGACGCTGCCGGGCTCGGCGCACGCCATTGCGGCGGCCCTCGATCGGGCCCACTGGCCGGAAGTGGCGGGCTCCATCGCGGGCGACGACACGGTGTTCGTCGCCTGTGCGGACCGCGGCTCGCTCCAGCGAGTGCGGCAGCGGCTCGCCCGCCTCGCGACCGCGTGA